The following proteins are encoded in a genomic region of Nycticebus coucang isolate mNycCou1 chromosome 17, mNycCou1.pri, whole genome shotgun sequence:
- the LOC128568796 gene encoding protocadherin beta-12-like: MENEGGGTRWIRQVLLFVLLGMSQVGSEPGRFSVAEEMQSGSFVGNLAKDLGLEVGELSLREARVVSNDNKQRLQLNTNTGDLLLSETLDREELCGSTEPCVLYFQLLMKNPMQFLRIELEVRDINDHSPVFLEKEMLLEIPENSPVGAVFLLESAKDLDAGVNAVKSYTISPNSHFHIKMRVNPDNRKYPELVLDNALDYEEQPELKFILTALDGGSPPRSGTAFVLVMVVDINDNSPQFEKTFYEVTIPENNVLGSLVVTVSAWDLDSGINGEISYSFSHASGDIRKTFEINQKSGDVRLKASLDFEAIDSYSIIIQATDGGGLFGKSTVRIQVMDVNDNAPEIAVSSITSPIPENWPETVAMVFSIRDKDSGENGKMVCSIPEDLPFLLKSSVENYYTLETERPLDRESQAEYNIIITVTDLGTPRLQTQQNITVLVSDINDNVPAFTQTSYTLFVRENNSPALHIGTISATDRDSGTNAQVTYSLLPPQDPHLPLASLVSINADNGHLYALRALDFEALQAFEFPVGATDRGSPALSSEALVRVVVVDANDNSPFVLYPLQNGSAPCTELVPRAAEAGYLVTKVVAVDGDSGQNAWLSYQLLKATEPGLFSVWAHNGEVRTARLLSERDAAKHRLLVLVKDNGEPPLSASVTLHVLLVDGFSQPYLPLPEAAAEQAQADSLTVYLVIALASVSSLFLFSVLLFVAVRLCRRDGAASVGRCSVPEGHFPGHLVDVSGTGTLSQSYQYEICLTGDSGTNDFKFLKPIIPNLPPQCPGKEMEENLTFPSSF, translated from the coding sequence ATGGAGAACGAAGGGGGAGGCACTCGGTGGATAAGGCAAGTCCTTCTCTTTGTTTTGCTGGGAATGTCTCAGGTGGGCTCTGAGCCTGGGCGCTTTTCAGTGGCTGAGGAAATGCAGAGCGGGAGCTTTGTAGGCAATTTGGCAAAGGACTTGGGACTGGAAGTGGGTGAGCTGTCTTTGCGGGAAGCCCGGGTGGTCTCTAATGATAACAAACAGCGTTTGCAGCTGAACACAAACACTGGGGATTTGCTCTTAAGCGAAACGCTAGACCGGGAGGAGCTCTGCGGCTCCACGGAGCCTTGTGTACTGTATTTCCAGCTGTTAATGAAAAATCCCATGCAGTTTTTACGGATTGAACTTGAGGTCAGGGATATAAATGACCACTCTCCTGTATTCttggaaaaagaaatgcttctagAAATCCCAGAGAATAGTCCTGTTGGTGCAGTGTTCTTGCTAGAAAGCGCAAAGGATTTAGATGCAGGAGTCAATGCTGTAAAAAGCTACACAATAAGCCCCAACTCTCATTTCCACATTAAAATGAGAGTCAATCCAGACAATAGGAAATACCCAGAGTTAGTTCTGGACAATGCTCTGGATTATGAAGAGCAGCCTGAGCTCAAATTCATCCTCACTGCTCTAGATGGCGGGTCCCCTCCCAGGTCTGGGACTGCCTTTGTTCTGGTGATGGTTGTGGACATTAATGACAACAGCCCCCAGTTTGAGAAGACGTTTTATGAGGTGACTATTCCAGAAAACAATGTCCTTGGCTCGCTAGTTGTTACCGTCTCAGCCTGGGATTTAGACTCAGGAATAAACGGGGAAATATCATATTCCTTTTCCCATGCCTCCGGAGATATTCGCAAGACATTTGAAATTAATCAAAAGTCAGGAGACGTTAGGTTAAAAGCATCCTTGGATTTTGAAGCAATTGATTCATACTCAATAATCATTCAAGCCACAGATGGGGGAGGACTTTTTGGAAAGTCAACAGTCAGAATTCAAGTGATGGATGTGAATGACAACGCTCCTGAAATCGCCGTATCTTCAATTACCAGTCCAATCCCAGAAAACTGGCCTGAAACTGTGGCTATGGTTTTCAGCATCCGAGACAAAGACTCTGGGGAAAATGGAAAGATGGTTTGTTCTATCCCAGAAGACCTCCCATTCCTGCTAAAATCTTCAGTTGAGAATTACTACACGTTGGAAACGGAGAGACCACTAGACAGAGAAAGCCAAGCTGAGTACaacatcatcatcactgtcactGACCTGGGGACACCAAGGCTGCAAACCCAGCAAAACATAACAGTGCTGGTCTCTGACATCAATGACAACGTCCCCGCCTTCACCCAAACCTCCTACACTCTGTTCGTCCGCGAAAACAACAGCCCCGCCCTGCACATAGGCACCATCAGCGCCACAGACAGAGACTCAGGCACCAACGCCCAGGTCACCTACTCCCTGCTGCCACCTCAGGACCCCCACCTGCCCCTCGCCTCCCTGGTCTCCATCAACGCAGACAACGGACACCTGTACGCCCTGAGGGCGCTGGACTTCGAGGCCCTGCAGGCGTTCGAGTTCCCCGTGGGCGCCACAGACCGAGGCTCCCCCGCGCTGAGCAGCGAGGCGCTGGTGCGCGTGGTGGTGGTGGACGCCAACGACAACTCGCCCTTCGTGCTGTACCCGCTGCAGAACGGCTCTGCGCCCTGCACCGAGCTGGTGCCCAGGGCGGCCGAGGCGGGCTACCTGGTGACCAAGGTGGTGGCGGTGGACGGCGACTCGGGCCAGAACGCCTGGCTGTCGTACCAGCTGCTCAAGGCCACGGAGCCCGGGCTGTTCAGCGTGTGGGCGCACAATGGCGAGGTGCGCACCGCCAGGCTGCTGAGCGAGCGCGACGCGGCCAAGCACAGGCTGCTGGTGCTGGTGAAGGACAATGGCGAGCCTCCGCTGTCCGCCAGCGTCACGCTGCACGTGCTGCTGGTGGACGGCTTCTCCCAGCCCTACCTGCCGCTCCCGGAGGCGGCGGcggagcaggcccaggccgactCGCTCACCGTCTACCTGGTCATCGCCTTGGCCTCGGTGTCCTCGCTCTTCCTGTTCTCGGTGCTGCTGTTCGTGGCGGTGAGGCTGTGCAGGAGGGACGGGGCGGCCTCGGTAGGTCGCTGCTCGGTGCCTGAGGGCCACTTTCCGGGCCACCTGGTGGATGTTAGTGGCACTGGGACTCTGTCCCAGAGCTACCAGTATGAGATATGTCTGACTGGAGACTCTGGAACAAATGATTTCAAATTCCTGAAACCGATTATCCCCAACCTCCCACCCCAGTGcccaggaaaagaaatggaggaaaatcTTACCTTCCCCAGCAGCTTTTAG